From Marivirga harenae, one genomic window encodes:
- a CDS encoding DUF2147 domain-containing protein, producing MKNLSLVLLLIGISFGAIAQSDVTGKWKTIDDETGKEKSVVEIYEKDGKVYGKITKLFRGPDEEQDPICDVCPGDRKNKKIIGMEIIRGMEWDADDKEYDDGEIMDPKDGKTYDCVLWKEGNELKVRGYVAFFYRTQTWKKVN from the coding sequence ATGAAGAATTTAAGTTTAGTACTATTATTAATCGGAATCAGTTTTGGCGCAATTGCACAATCAGATGTTACTGGTAAATGGAAAACGATAGATGACGAAACTGGAAAGGAAAAGAGTGTAGTAGAAATATACGAAAAGGATGGTAAGGTCTACGGGAAAATCACCAAGTTATTCAGAGGACCAGATGAAGAGCAAGATCCTATATGTGATGTATGCCCTGGAGACAGGAAAAATAAGAAAATTATCGGGATGGAAATCATTCGAGGAATGGAATGGGATGCAGATGATAAAGAGTATGACGATGGTGAAATTATGGATCCTAAAGATGGGAAAACATATGATTGTGTATTGTGGAAAGAAGGAAATGAACTAAAGGTGAGAGGATACGTAGCCTTTTTCTATAGAACTCAAACTTGGAAAAAAGTAAACTAA
- the pdeM gene encoding ligase-associated DNA damage response endonuclease PdeM, with protein sequence MEINIAGEKLLLSENKIIYWSKEYTAFIADFHLGKTTHFRKSGIAVPTAIIEAEIGRLDDIISKFRPKRIFFLGDLFHSDLNHEWTIFNDFLALHSKIEFILIKGNHDILSETNYKLSALKIEKEPYQLNPFLLSHHPINVDSFPHAELNFCGHIHPGISIKGKGKSYLSLPCFHFEDNRIILPAFGRFTGLAKIKPKKETQTFIVLNNSVQKWS encoded by the coding sequence TTGGAAATCAACATAGCAGGAGAAAAATTACTGCTTTCTGAAAATAAAATTATCTATTGGTCGAAAGAGTACACTGCTTTTATTGCAGATTTCCATCTTGGAAAAACAACCCATTTTAGAAAATCTGGTATCGCAGTTCCAACTGCTATCATAGAAGCTGAAATTGGGCGTTTAGATGATATCATTTCAAAATTTCGCCCAAAAAGAATATTCTTTTTGGGTGACTTATTTCATAGTGATTTGAATCACGAATGGACTATCTTCAATGATTTTCTAGCACTACATTCTAAGATCGAATTTATTTTGATAAAAGGAAATCATGATATCCTAAGCGAAACGAATTACAAACTAAGTGCACTAAAAATCGAAAAAGAGCCCTACCAATTAAATCCATTTTTATTAAGCCACCATCCAATAAACGTTGATTCGTTTCCTCATGCAGAACTAAATTTCTGCGGACATATTCATCCAGGGATTAGCATTAAAGGAAAAGGGAAATCATACTTAAGTCTCCCCTGCTTTCATTTTGAAGATAATAGAATTATTTTACCCGCCTTTGGCAGATTCACTGGACTAGCCAAGATAAAACCAAAGAAAGAAACACAAACATTTATTGTCCTGAATAATTCTGTACAAAAGTGGAGCTAA
- a CDS encoding RNA polymerase sigma factor, translated as MKLTDSQIIQRIKLGDESALDYLYKQHYKMMLRMVLRNNGTEQEALDIFQDALIVFWQKAIDANFELTSKISTYLFSVCQNLWRKELERKKKFEESDKEESEYNQLENQEMVKIIHECISELGDSCKQILSYHYFDGLSMDQIAKKMGLANSDTAKTKRYKCKKRLDDLIRSRYQASDFLD; from the coding sequence ATGAAATTAACAGACAGTCAAATAATTCAACGCATCAAATTAGGTGATGAGTCCGCTTTAGATTACCTCTATAAGCAACATTATAAGATGATGTTAAGAATGGTTTTGAGAAATAATGGAACAGAGCAAGAGGCTCTGGATATTTTTCAAGATGCTTTGATTGTTTTTTGGCAAAAAGCAATAGATGCCAATTTCGAATTGACCTCAAAAATCAGTACTTACCTATTTAGTGTTTGTCAAAACCTATGGAGAAAGGAATTAGAAAGAAAAAAGAAATTTGAGGAAAGTGATAAAGAAGAAAGCGAATACAACCAATTGGAAAATCAGGAAATGGTTAAAATTATCCATGAATGTATAAGTGAATTGGGGGACTCGTGCAAGCAAATTTTAAGTTATCATTATTTTGATGGTCTTTCAATGGACCAAATCGCAAAAAAAATGGGGCTTGCAAATAGCGATACGGCTAAAACAAAAAGATATAAATGTAAAAAAAGGCTGGATGATTTAATTCGATCAAGATATCAAGCCAGCGACTTTTTAGACTGA
- a CDS encoding cell division protein FtsX has protein sequence MSKEKKYRKKKKLGHYPFISVIFSMTLALFILGLFALLITTTSSLTKIIKQNVEMQVYLKSNLSEPQQLRVSKSLASKEYILNEDKIEAIRFISKKEAAEKFIEETGEDFMQFLGDNPLKDAFIVKIAPEFHSSDKMSEVQKSIENINGVFEVIYTNNMVQSINENITKISIVLLSISVLLFIVIGILINNTIKLALFSQRFLIRSMQLVGATKGFIRKPFIYRSILHGLVSAVIAASLLFGLLTYGSQKLEGLAELQNQQMLLIIFAGLVVTSISIASFSTYRAMQKYMAMSLDELY, from the coding sequence ATGAGCAAGGAAAAGAAATATAGAAAAAAGAAGAAATTAGGGCATTACCCCTTTATAAGTGTCATTTTCAGTATGACTTTAGCCTTATTTATTCTCGGATTATTTGCGCTCTTGATTACTACAACTTCCTCCTTGACAAAAATAATCAAGCAAAACGTAGAGATGCAGGTTTATCTAAAATCAAACCTCTCTGAACCTCAGCAATTACGAGTAAGTAAATCATTGGCTTCAAAAGAATACATTTTAAATGAAGATAAAATTGAAGCTATACGGTTCATTTCAAAAAAGGAAGCTGCTGAAAAGTTTATAGAAGAAACTGGAGAGGATTTCATGCAGTTTTTAGGCGATAATCCCTTGAAAGATGCATTTATAGTCAAAATTGCTCCAGAATTTCACTCATCAGATAAAATGAGTGAGGTCCAAAAAAGTATCGAGAATATAAATGGAGTTTTTGAGGTAATTTACACGAACAATATGGTGCAGAGTATAAATGAGAACATCACAAAAATCAGTATTGTCTTATTAAGTATTTCTGTTTTGCTATTTATAGTAATTGGAATCTTAATAAACAATACGATCAAATTAGCACTATTTTCTCAAAGATTTTTAATTAGGAGCATGCAATTGGTTGGGGCCACAAAAGGTTTTATCAGAAAACCATTTATCTACCGTTCTATATTGCATGGATTAGTATCAGCAGTGATTGCAGCTAGCTTGCTTTTTGGATTATTGACCTACGGAAGTCAAAAATTAGAAGGCTTGGCTGAACTACAGAATCAACAGATGTTATTAATCATTTTTGCTGGACTAGTAGTCACAAGCATTAGTATTGCAAGTTTTAGTACCTATAGAGCCATGCAAAAATATATGGCAATGTCTTTAGATGAATTATATTAA
- a CDS encoding DUF3098 domain-containing protein: protein MSEKRKLAFGKSNYILMIAGILTLIIGFIIMTLDNEQYGFGFLGLTLGPVIVFIGFIIELFAILKKPKQ from the coding sequence ATGTCAGAAAAAAGGAAATTAGCATTCGGTAAGAGCAATTACATCCTCATGATTGCTGGGATTTTAACTCTAATAATCGGTTTTATCATTATGACCTTAGATAATGAACAATACGGCTTTGGTTTCTTAGGATTAACTCTTGGGCCAGTAATTGTTTTTATTGGTTTCATTATAGAATTATTTGCTATTTTAAAGAAGCCTAAGCAGTAA
- a CDS encoding undecaprenyl-diphosphate phosphatase, producing MGILEAIILGIIQGLSEFLPVSSSGHLEIGAVLLNAHTSESLLFSVLVHAATALSTIIVFRKDITNIINDIFKFKWNDSYDFVVKIIISMIPIAIVGIFFEDQVESLFTGNLLLVGSMLLVTAILLAFTQTVKNKTGGPIKYWQAIIIGIAQSVAILPGISRSGATIATALLIGVNKEKAARFSFLMVLVPILGASFLKVLDYIEQPAVANQTSGFVLFMGFLMAFLAGLFACKAMIKIVKEGKLIYFAIYCAIVGTIAIISQLI from the coding sequence ATGGGAATACTTGAAGCTATTATTCTTGGAATCATTCAAGGATTATCAGAATTCTTGCCCGTTAGCAGTAGTGGTCACCTGGAAATCGGGGCGGTTTTACTCAATGCGCACACATCTGAAAGCTTATTGTTCTCAGTCTTGGTTCATGCTGCTACTGCCCTGTCTACTATTATTGTTTTCAGGAAAGATATTACCAACATCATCAACGATATTTTCAAATTCAAATGGAATGACTCTTACGATTTTGTTGTAAAAATCATTATATCAATGATACCAATTGCTATAGTAGGAATATTTTTTGAAGATCAAGTGGAAAGCTTGTTTACCGGAAACCTTCTTTTGGTAGGTAGTATGTTGTTAGTAACAGCCATATTGTTAGCTTTTACTCAAACCGTAAAAAACAAAACAGGTGGCCCTATAAAATATTGGCAAGCAATAATTATTGGAATTGCACAGTCAGTGGCTATTCTCCCTGGTATATCACGATCTGGGGCTACAATAGCAACAGCCCTATTAATAGGTGTAAACAAAGAAAAAGCAGCAAGGTTTTCCTTTCTGATGGTACTGGTACCCATTTTAGGAGCCTCATTCTTAAAAGTATTAGATTATATTGAACAACCAGCTGTTGCCAATCAAACAAGTGGGTTTGTACTATTTATGGGATTTCTAATGGCATTTTTAGCAGGTCTATTTGCTTGTAAAGCTATGATCAAAATCGTTAAAGAAGGGAAATTAATTTATTTTGCTATCTACTGTGCAATTGTTGGAACTATCGCCATTATAAGCCAATTGATATGA
- the truB gene encoding tRNA pseudouridine(55) synthase TruB produces the protein MSETVINYNEGKVLLIDKPLNWTSFDVVKKLKFTLKVKKIGHAGTLDPLATGLLILCTGKMTKSIEKYQAQEKVYTGEFTLGYITPSYDLETEPELISETKHLKKEDLEAATLDFVGEINQTPPIFSAVKKDGKRAYSLAREGKEVKLNSRIVTIDEFEITSFENGKVRFKVRCSKGTYIRSLAHDFGQKLGVGAYLSALRRTKIGDFSVDDAENLNDFVKKNKVDTNDRP, from the coding sequence ATGAGTGAAACTGTAATCAATTATAACGAAGGGAAGGTCCTTTTAATTGACAAACCACTTAATTGGACCTCTTTTGATGTGGTGAAGAAATTGAAATTTACACTAAAGGTTAAAAAAATCGGACACGCAGGCACTTTAGATCCACTAGCTACTGGACTGTTGATTCTGTGCACTGGCAAAATGACCAAATCCATAGAAAAGTACCAAGCACAGGAAAAAGTCTATACCGGGGAATTCACATTAGGTTATATCACCCCCTCCTATGATTTAGAAACTGAACCTGAGCTCATTAGTGAAACAAAGCATCTCAAAAAAGAAGATTTAGAAGCAGCAACTTTAGATTTTGTAGGAGAGATTAATCAAACCCCTCCTATCTTTTCTGCTGTAAAGAAAGATGGAAAAAGAGCTTATTCATTAGCAAGAGAGGGAAAAGAAGTTAAATTAAACTCTAGGATAGTCACTATTGACGAATTTGAAATTACAAGTTTCGAGAATGGTAAGGTAAGATTTAAAGTCCGTTGTTCCAAAGGAACTTATATCCGTAGCTTAGCCCATGATTTTGGACAGAAACTAGGAGTTGGTGCCTATTTATCAGCATTAAGAAGAACAAAAATCGGTGACTTTTCCGTTGATGATGCTGAAAACTTAAATGATTTTGTAAAAAAAAATAAAGTAGATACGAATGATCGTCCATAA
- a CDS encoding bifunctional riboflavin kinase/FAD synthetase, which produces MIVHNGYENLEGIKNAVVTIGTFDGIHLGHQEIISRIIDLAKSINGETALVTFWPHPRYVLGKNKDDLKLLTTFDEKAEILEQLGLDHIVRVNFTKEFSHWTSEQFIQRIIISALHTKRLVIGYDHRFGKDREGGFDHLKQHSDQYGFQVEEISKQTIDDVGISSTKIRNAIEVGEVELAHDFLGRFYEINGEVVGGDKIGKTIGFPTANIQIPESYKLVPADGAYAVITQIKGKEYKAMLNIGFRPTVNGKSKKIEANIFDFDQEIYGENIKVSFIKRLRKEIKFDSKEELSNQLKKDKEKALKILNA; this is translated from the coding sequence ATGATCGTCCATAACGGATATGAAAATTTAGAAGGTATCAAAAACGCTGTTGTGACCATTGGTACTTTTGATGGAATACATCTTGGGCATCAGGAAATCATCAGCCGAATTATAGATTTAGCAAAGTCAATAAACGGAGAGACAGCATTAGTTACATTCTGGCCTCATCCCAGATATGTACTGGGTAAAAATAAAGATGATCTAAAATTGTTGACCACATTTGATGAGAAAGCCGAAATCTTAGAGCAATTAGGATTAGATCATATTGTTAGAGTAAACTTTACAAAAGAATTTTCTCATTGGACATCTGAACAGTTTATTCAAAGAATCATAATTTCTGCATTACATACAAAGAGATTGGTTATAGGATATGACCATAGATTCGGGAAAGATAGAGAAGGGGGCTTCGATCATTTAAAGCAACATTCAGATCAATACGGCTTCCAAGTTGAAGAAATCTCAAAACAGACGATTGATGATGTAGGAATAAGTTCTACAAAGATCAGAAATGCAATTGAAGTAGGGGAAGTAGAGTTGGCCCATGATTTTCTAGGGAGATTTTACGAAATCAATGGAGAGGTCGTAGGCGGAGACAAAATTGGCAAAACCATCGGATTTCCTACTGCCAATATCCAAATTCCAGAGTCCTACAAATTAGTACCAGCAGATGGTGCTTATGCGGTAATTACTCAAATAAAGGGTAAGGAATATAAAGCTATGCTTAATATTGGGTTTAGACCTACTGTGAATGGAAAATCCAAGAAAATTGAAGCAAATATCTTTGATTTTGATCAAGAAATTTACGGGGAAAATATAAAAGTGAGCTTCATAAAGCGATTAAGGAAAGAAATTAAATTTGATTCAAAAGAGGAGCTTAGTAATCAATTGAAAAAGGATAAGGAAAAAGCGCTAAAAATATTGAATGCATAA
- a CDS encoding CoA transferase subunit A, with the protein MINKVVKNANEAVKDIPDNAILMLGGFGLCGIPENSIQALLDTKVKGLTCISNNAGVDDFGIGLLLKTHQVKKMISSYVGENAEFERQLLSGELDVELIPQGTLAERVRAGGAGIPAFYTPAGFGTEVAEGKETREFEGKMYLLEKGLVADFSLVKAWKGDTAGNLIFKGTARNFNPMMAAAGKITIAEVEELVPAGKLDPNEIHTPGIYVQRIFEGKNYEKRIEQRTVRS; encoded by the coding sequence ATGATTAATAAAGTAGTTAAAAATGCAAATGAAGCTGTAAAAGACATTCCCGATAATGCAATTCTGATGTTGGGTGGTTTTGGACTGTGCGGTATTCCAGAAAATAGTATTCAGGCATTATTGGATACTAAGGTGAAAGGACTGACCTGTATTTCAAACAATGCAGGTGTTGATGACTTTGGAATCGGATTACTACTAAAAACTCATCAGGTGAAGAAAATGATTTCTTCTTATGTTGGTGAAAACGCTGAATTTGAAAGACAACTATTGTCTGGTGAATTAGATGTAGAGTTAATACCACAAGGTACTTTAGCTGAAAGAGTACGAGCTGGTGGAGCAGGAATCCCTGCTTTTTATACTCCCGCTGGCTTTGGAACTGAAGTTGCAGAAGGAAAAGAGACTCGAGAATTTGAAGGTAAAATGTATCTACTAGAAAAAGGTTTAGTAGCTGATTTTTCATTGGTTAAAGCTTGGAAGGGTGATACAGCGGGTAATTTAATTTTTAAGGGAACTGCCAGAAATTTCAATCCTATGATGGCTGCAGCAGGAAAAATCACCATAGCTGAAGTTGAAGAATTGGTTCCAGCAGGCAAACTAGATCCTAATGAAATACACACACCTGGCATTTACGTCCAACGTATTTTTGAAGGTAAGAATTATGAAAAAAGAATTGAACAAAGAACCGTAAGATCTTAA
- a CDS encoding 3-oxoacid CoA-transferase subunit B, with translation MSLDKIGIAKRIAQEVKDGMYINLGIGIPTLVANYIPDALDVVLQSENGLLGIGQFPIEEEVDADLINAGKQTITMRDGSVLFDSAESFAMIRGGHVDLTILGAMEVSENGDISNWKIPGKMVKGMGGAMDLVASAKNIIVAMQHTSRSGESKLLKNCSLPITGLQCVKKIVTNLAVLEVQNGGGFKLLERAPGVTVDEIKEATAGKLLIEGEIPEMKID, from the coding sequence ATGTCACTAGATAAAATTGGAATTGCAAAAAGAATTGCACAAGAAGTTAAAGATGGAATGTATATCAATTTGGGTATAGGTATCCCCACCCTAGTAGCTAATTATATCCCAGATGCATTAGATGTGGTATTGCAATCTGAAAATGGGCTGCTAGGAATAGGACAATTCCCAATAGAGGAAGAAGTAGATGCAGACCTCATCAATGCAGGAAAACAAACCATTACAATGCGTGACGGTTCTGTCTTATTTGATTCAGCTGAGAGCTTTGCTATGATTAGGGGTGGTCATGTTGATTTAACTATATTAGGAGCCATGGAAGTTTCAGAAAATGGGGATATTTCGAACTGGAAAATTCCAGGTAAAATGGTGAAGGGAATGGGAGGTGCTATGGATTTAGTTGCTTCCGCTAAAAATATAATTGTAGCGATGCAACACACCAGTAGAAGCGGTGAGTCAAAACTATTGAAGAACTGTAGTTTACCTATTACGGGTTTGCAATGTGTAAAGAAGATCGTTACCAACTTGGCCGTTTTGGAGGTTCAAAATGGTGGAGGCTTCAAATTATTAGAAAGAGCTCCTGGCGTAACAGTAGATGAAATTAAAGAAGCAACTGCAGGCAAGCTTCTAATCGAAGGAGAAATCCCTGAAATGAAAATAGACTAA
- a CDS encoding M48 family metalloprotease, whose product MKGFSKVLGISIVAVILTVSACKEKNDNFLLPSIEEDVDLGAQVADEIENNPNDFPILDESEYEDAYSYLNELLNHILTSGEVQYQDEFVWDIHIIKNDSVLNAFATPGGYLYVYTGLIKYLDQEDDLMGVLGHEVAHSDLRHTTRNIQRQYGINFILQLITGEDPSQLAQIAGQIAGTAAGLSFSRSFEEEADAKSVEYLANTPYACNGAYSFFQKLLDEGQANGTPAFLSTHPNPEDRVDDINTKADELGCDITPLAPATYEDFKNMLPQ is encoded by the coding sequence ATGAAAGGTTTTAGTAAAGTACTTGGAATCTCTATTGTAGCTGTAATATTAACTGTCAGTGCTTGCAAAGAAAAAAATGATAACTTCTTACTCCCTTCTATTGAAGAGGATGTGGATTTAGGAGCTCAAGTGGCTGACGAAATTGAAAACAATCCGAATGATTTCCCAATTCTGGATGAAAGTGAATATGAAGATGCATACAGTTACCTGAATGAGCTTCTAAATCACATCTTGACTTCTGGAGAAGTTCAATATCAAGATGAATTTGTTTGGGACATTCATATTATTAAAAATGATTCAGTTCTTAACGCTTTTGCAACACCCGGTGGATATTTATATGTTTACACAGGATTAATCAAGTATTTAGACCAAGAAGATGACTTAATGGGTGTGTTAGGGCACGAAGTTGCTCATTCCGATTTAAGACATACTACCAGAAATATACAAAGGCAATACGGAATAAATTTTATACTTCAATTGATAACAGGTGAAGACCCTAGTCAACTAGCACAAATTGCTGGTCAAATTGCAGGAACAGCAGCAGGTTTAAGCTTTTCGAGATCCTTTGAAGAAGAAGCTGACGCAAAGTCAGTAGAATATCTGGCAAATACACCTTACGCTTGCAATGGTGCTTATTCATTTTTTCAAAAACTACTGGATGAAGGACAAGCAAATGGAACACCTGCATTCTTAAGCACACACCCAAACCCAGAAGATAGAGTAGATGACATTAATACAAAAGCAGATGAGTTAGGTTGCGATATAACGCCTCTGGCACCTGCTACTTATGAGGACTTTAAAAACATGTTACCTCAATAA
- the gldC gene encoding gliding motility protein GldC, whose product MKKSNINFEIDLDKENVPEKIHWSATDAGEELTETKSISISLWDHEQKNSMRIDLWTKEMPVDEMKRFYIDCLGGMAQSVLNSTGDEFMAEEMNMLCEKLVKHLEREMKEQK is encoded by the coding sequence ATGAAGAAATCGAACATAAACTTCGAAATTGACTTAGACAAAGAAAATGTACCTGAAAAGATTCATTGGTCTGCCACCGATGCTGGGGAAGAATTGACAGAAACCAAAAGCATTAGTATATCGCTCTGGGATCATGAGCAAAAAAACTCGATGAGAATTGACTTATGGACAAAAGAAATGCCAGTGGATGAAATGAAAAGGTTTTATATTGATTGCCTGGGTGGTATGGCTCAAAGTGTATTGAACTCAACTGGCGATGAGTTTATGGCGGAAGAAATGAATATGCTTTGTGAAAAACTTGTGAAGCATCTTGAGAGAGAAATGAAAGAACAAAAATGA
- a CDS encoding DUF1987 domain-containing protein gives MSVLEIPAKEAAPYVRFDEENGTLQIKGKSYDDDVVMLFNMLRSKLKAFGGNSPQKLDVNIYLKYFNTSSSKCLFDLLSDLKDIENNGTKLSITWNFVEGDEEMGEEIEDFRDSLDMEFNIEPLADDVA, from the coding sequence ATGAGTGTATTAGAAATTCCAGCAAAAGAAGCTGCCCCATACGTTCGATTCGATGAAGAAAATGGAACCTTGCAGATTAAAGGTAAATCATATGATGATGATGTAGTAATGCTTTTTAATATGTTAAGGTCGAAGCTAAAGGCCTTTGGAGGGAATAGCCCTCAAAAATTAGATGTGAATATATATTTGAAATACTTTAATACTTCCTCATCTAAATGTTTGTTTGATTTACTTTCTGATTTAAAGGATATTGAAAATAACGGCACAAAACTAAGTATAACTTGGAATTTTGTTGAAGGGGATGAAGAAATGGGTGAAGAAATTGAGGATTTTAGGGATTCGTTAGATATGGAGTTCAACATTGAACCATTGGCCGATGATGTAGCATGA